Part of the Drosophila kikkawai strain 14028-0561.14 chromosome 3L, DkikHiC1v2, whole genome shotgun sequence genome is shown below.
GTATTTTGAGTCCAGTGGGTGGTGCCTTTGGTTTCTTATATAAGATAAGGTTTTAGTATACCGCGGTAAGGTAGCTGCCCGCAATATTCTCCGCCTGCACGGTTCCTGCAGGAGGACGTCACCGTGGCACGTGGTGCTCACGGGGTTGTTGGTTAAGAAGGTGGGTGTTGTGGCAAGTTGCTGCCCACAACGACCAGTCGCCTTATGATCGCCTCGGAATCCGTAGAGTGATGCCCAGTGCGGATCGAGACCGGGTGGTGGCCTCGATCAGTGATTATGGTTACTACTGAGATAGTGCGGCAAGGCAGTTGCCTGCAGTATCCACCGCCTGCACGGTTCTTGCAGGGGGTTGTCACCGTGGCACGTGTTGCTCACGGAGTTGTTGGTTCTGGGATGGGTGTTGCGGCAGGTTGCTGCCCACAACGATCGATCACTTAGTGGATCGGACCGGGTGGTGGCCACGACCAGTGATGATATCCCAACTGGCCTTCCTTGCCTAATCGAGATAAGCCGATAGCAGGGTCTTAGCTACGgctatattaaataaagacgCTCGATTAAGGAGATGTGCCTTTATTGTACGGCTGCCAGTCCAGAACTAAATTTACAGAGAAAGCTTAATTATAACCCTAGCTCGCACAGATCACCGCCGTCCACCAGCTTCTACCGTAAGCCTTCGTGTGCCGTCGCCGCTGCTGTGCTTTTTTCGCCGTTAACCTTTGTATTGTTAACttatacataaatttaaaatcaacacataaaatctctttaaaaCACCCAAATCGTTGTGTTGAATTCATATCCAAATGGACATGGCACAGGACTTATATTTACTTATGCTGCTCAACAAGCTGATTTCAAAAAGTCTACTGAAGAAGAACAAAGGCTGCACAGTTGTTAagagtttaaaatttaaactttaaataaataataggcGTTGAGAAATGCGACTTGATCTTAATTCAAATTATGTTCTCATTTTTTTGTACAAGAAAACCTTAGTATAAGATGGCGAAAGAcacaagaaaatgtttttagcACCTTTAAAATGCGTTATCCATTGACACCCTTAAACTAAACActaatcatttataaaaagtaTACTATAAAAATCCAGATTTCAGCAATCATTGCATCTCTTTAAAGAGCGTCCAAATTGTATACGGTTGgtataattcttttttttttataaggcttTTGCAAGTGgatgatttatatatttagagaaaacattgataatcattatttacagTCCAACtctttgaaatattaatttcacacaaatattttattaatattttaaatgtaatgcaTTATGGTCAAAACCAAGAGACACTTAGCGTCTGCAAACTCGCCGGCAATGGTTCTCGGAGCAGTAGCGATTATTGTTGCCTCCACAGCCGCGGTACCGCATCCTGGAGCAGCTCCTGGTCCGGGAATTGTAAAACCACATTTCCTGGTTCCTGGCATGGCAAGTCCAGATATTTGCGTTTCCCTCATCCCGACCACCTTGACATACCTGAAGAACTGGGTCGAAAAGATGGTAAGAAGTTTATATATGGGAAGTCTCGAAATTATAGACTTACCTGGTCGACCCCGGCAAAAGTCCTGGCCAGATGTATAGGCCACATAAAGTGTTAGACAAGCCAAGATCAAAGCGCACTTCATGACGACGGAATTGCCTTAAACTGTTTATTCAGTTGAAAACTGTGGCTTATATAGTTGcggaaacaataaaatatttgggtttttgggtaaaaatgttgtaaaaaaaaaacaataattatgtaATACTACTAAAAATTTAGGACATACAacctaaatttaaaacaaaaaaaatgtgggGAAATATAGGTATaatgaatgaatttttaagtttttccagctaaaaaatactttcttctatatttaaataattgttatcTATCGAATATTACTTaaagtgtttattttatatgtcgaatatgattttctttttttctagcttattttttaaaaaacacaTGTGTGccgaaaataaattacatatcGAACAGCCTTGTGCTTGTTGAACAATAATCACctgataataaattatataataccTAAAGCTCTGGCAcgtgtgaaaaaaaaatatataaatatttattttttaaagctttaaaaacgATTCCAACGAACTCTAAAAACCTATTCAGTTTTTAGCaaatattactttatttaCTTGGTGTAAATTTAGTGGAATTCTATAagtaatattgttttttttttattatttttaattttgtatatagcTTAATTCAACATAAAGAAAGCCCCCTTTATTTGCTTAACACCATTCAGCAgcagacattttttttatacttttttttacacaCGTGTGTATGTTGGTAAAGCAAATCAATCAACAGGCAGTATAAATACAACATGGCTTTATAAAAATCATGGCAGCATAATTTACAACATTAGTCTGGCCTCGTACCATCTATAATGCGGAGCACCACATTGATTCTCATAGCTGCTGTTATGGCCTTGTACCTTTTGGC
Proteins encoded:
- the LOC108078594 gene encoding kappaPI-actitoxin-Avd3c-like, whose translation is MKCALILACLTLYVAYTSGQDFCRGRPVLQVCQGGRDEGNANIWTCHARNQEMWFYNSRTRSCSRMRYRGCGGNNNRYCSENHCRRVCRR